One segment of Engraulis encrasicolus isolate BLACKSEA-1 chromosome 7, IST_EnEncr_1.0, whole genome shotgun sequence DNA contains the following:
- the arl3l1 gene encoding ADP ribosylation factor like GTPase 3, like 1: MGETQKGLFSVIEKLKGSTELEFRIVLLGLDNAGKTTLLRQLASEDVSTITPTQGFNIKSVTSHGMKLNVWDIGGQRKIRTFWNKYLENTDLLIYVIDSADKKRFEETGVELSELIEDQNLKGVPILIFANKQDLATASPASEIAEGLNLHTYRDREWQIQACSAVSGEGVQDGMNWISSNICNKTK, translated from the exons ATGGGGGAGACACAGAAG GGCTTGTTCTCGGTCATTGAGAAGCTGAAGGGAAGCACAGAGTTGGAATTCCGGATAGTTCTTCTCGGTCTGGACAATGCTGGAAAGACCACGTTACTCAGACAACTCGCCTCAGAGGACGTTAGCACCATCACACCTACGCAG GGCTTCAACATCAAAAGTGTGACATCACATGGCATGAAGCTCAATGTCTGGGACATTGGAGGACAGAGAAAGATCCGTACTTTCTGGAATAAGTACTTGGAAAACACAGACTTGCTG ATTTATGTCATTGACAGTGCGGACAAGAAGAGGTTTGAAGAGACTGGAGTG GAGCTCTCAGAGCTGATTGAAGACCAGAACCTGAAGGGTGTACCCATACTGATCTTTGCCAACAAGCAGGATCTGGCCACCGCATCGCCTGCTAGTGAGATCGCAGAAGGCCTCAACCTCCACACGTACCGTGACCGGGAATGGCAGATCCAGGCCTGCTCTGCTGTGTCTGGCGAGGGAGTCCAG GATGGTATGAACTGGATCAGCAGCAACATTTGTAACAAGACGAAGTGA
- the LOC134453062 gene encoding myozenin-2, producing the protein MPVPQADVENQRRQNILNASAEIQGDNFNLGKKISTPRDVMMEELKLLSNRGSRMFHERLKRVERFTLENANTQTCDGTQEGISGGRGKESALTDSSGAQKGGKDGEGDGQGKTKRKGNPSILAPGYSGPLTEVPHERFNITIIPKSYCSPWHERSDGDATVAAISANLPDPPFKRTPANYKCFNRAPTPFEGTAGSVRTFPLPWFELNQAYTESMMTWERINARPSFNRAPRGWISQRCTVETIDL; encoded by the exons ATGCCAGTCCCACAAGCTGACGTGGAGAACCAGAGGAGACAAAACATTTTGAATGCCAGCGCCGAGATACAAGGAG aTAATTTTAACCTAGGCAAGAAGATCAGCACTCCTCGAGATGTAATGATGGAGGAACTGAAACTGCTGTCCAACAGAGGCTCCAGGATGTTCCATGAGCGACTGAAGAGGGTTGAGAGGTTTACCCTGgaaaacgcaaacacacagacttgT GATGGTACTCAAGAGGGCATAAGTGGAGGACGGGGCAAGGAGTCAGCATTGACAGACTCTTCTGGGGCACAGAAAGGAGGAAAAGACGGAGAAGGAGATGGCCAGGGAAAAACAAAGAGAAAGGGCAACCCCAGCATTCTAGCTCCAG GTTACTCTGGGCCACTGACAGAGGTGCCTCATGAGCGATTCAACATCACCATCATCCCAAAGTCCTACTGCTCGCCTTGGCACGAACGGAGTGACGGTGACGCAACGGTGGCCGCCATCAGTGCCAACCTCCCAGACCCGCCATTCAAACGCACCCCCGCCAACTACAAATGCTTCAACAG GGCTCCGACGCCTTTCGAAGGAACAGCGGGCAGCGTGCGGACATTTCCCCTGCCGTGGTTCGAGCTCAACCAGGCCTACACAGAGTCCATGATGACCTGGGAGCGCATCAATGCCCGGCCCAGCTTCAACCGTGCCCCTCGAGGCTGGATCTCCCAGCGCTGTACAGTGGAGACCATCGACCTGTGA
- the rbm22 gene encoding pre-mRNA-splicing factor RBM22 — translation MATSLGANNYNRQNWEDSDFPILCQTCLGENPYIRMTKEKYGKECKICARPFTVFRWCPGTRMRFKKTEVCQTCSKMKNVCQTCLLDLEYGLPIQVRDEGLSIKDDVPKSDVNKEYYTQNMEREIANSDGTRAVGALGKAPSSSDMLLKLARTTPYYKRNRPHICSFWVKGECKRGEECPYRHEKPTDPDDPLADQNIKDRYYGINDPVADKLLKRASTMPRLDPPEDRSITTLYIGGLGDSITDSELRNHFYQYGEIRTITVVPRQQCAFIQYATRGAAEAAAEKTFNKLIVHGRRLNVKWGRSQGARVEKKEGVAESGMRLEPVPGLPGALPLPLPLPPPPVSEEDGPANYFNLGPSNSPAVMNMGLPPPPGISMPAPPGFGPPMFPAMDPMGRPMPPPPMHMRMPGPVHYPSQDPQRMGAHASRHGGT, via the exons ATGGCGACATCGTTAGGTGCTAATAACTATAACAGGCAAAACTGGGAAGATTCG GATTTCCCAATCCTTTGTCAAACATGCCTGGGAGAGAATCCGTACATCCGCATG acCAAAGAGAAGTATGGGAAGGAGTGCAAA ATCTGTGCACGTCCCTTCACTGTGTTCCGCTGGTGCCCCGGTACCAGGATGCGCTTCAAGAAGACTGAAGTGTGCCAGACATGCAGTAAGATGAAGAATGTCTGCCAAACCTGCTTGCTGGATCTTGAGTATG GTTTGCCCATCCAGGTGCGAGACGAAGGACTTTCCATCAAAGATGACGTGCCTAAGTCAGATGTGAATAAAGAGTACTATACTCagaacatggagagagag ATTGCCAACTCTGATGGGACGAGGGCGGTGGGTGCGCTGGGCAAGGCCCCCAGCTCCAGTGACATGCTGCTGAAGCTGGCCCGCACCACACCCTACTACAAGAGGAACAGACCCCACATCTGCTCCTTCTGGGTGAAGGGGGAGtgcaagagaggggaggagtgccCATACAG ACATGAGAAACCAACCGACCCAGACGATCCTCTGGCCGACCAGAACATCAAGGACCGTTACTATGGCATCAACGACCCGGTGGCAGACAAACTTTTGAAGCGGGCGTCCACTATGCCGAGGCTGGATCCCCCAGAGGACAGGAGCATCACCACTCTCTACATAGGCGGCCTGGGAGACAGTATCACAGACTCAGAACTCAG GAACCACTTCTACCAGTATGGTGAGATCCGTACCATCACGGTGGTGCCCAGGCAGCAATGTGCCTTCATCCAGTACGCCACCCGCGGGGCCGCAGAGGCGGCCGCCGAGAAGACCTTCAACAAGCTCATCGTCCACGGCCGCAGACTCAACGTCAAGTGGGGCAG GTCTCAGGGTGCTCGAgtagagaagaaagagggggTAGCTGAAAGTGGTATGAGACTGGAGCCCGTGCCTGGACTCCCTGGAG CGCTGCCACTACCCCTGCCACTGCCGCCGCCCCCTGTATCAGAAGAGGATGGCCCGGCCAACTACTTCAACCTGGGCCCCAGCAACTCTCCTGCTGTCATGAACATGGGGCTGCCCCCACCCCCAGGAATCTCCATGCCCGCACCACCAG gttTTGGTCCTCCAATGTTCCCTGCAATGGACCCCATGGGTCGTCCCATGCCCCCTCCTCCTATGCACATGCGGATGCCAGGTCCAGTGCACTACCCATCCCAAGATCCCCAGCGTATGGGCGCCCATGCATCTCGCCACGGGGGCACATAG